In Thermobaculum terrenum ATCC BAA-798, one genomic interval encodes:
- a CDS encoding MFS transporter, translating into MSAHSQRSSRAGSDGDLAALEQAPYAEPAIASPSLEERSTVQAPQGTFASLHLPEYRLFFFAALISNSGMWMQSVAQGWLVVTLSRSEFYVGLVGFCATVPNLFLSLLGGVLADRVDKRWLLIVSQVLLGVIAGALGLLIFVGRIQLWHLMLLSFLSGVVGALTNPAFQAIVPEIVGKRYLMNAIALNSAQFNLTRILGPTIGGALLNLLGTAAMYFANALSYFVFALAMYVIRPKYPPQHRAAYSDGIVNSLLAAWRYVWSHGLMRVVVLLAVVQTVFLFPYTTLLPVFAKEVLHAGAMGYSMFLTAMGVGAFIAALMLASIGDTPHKGRLMITAQLVFAAAVTVFAVSRWLPLSMLALPFAGWGMVTYMATGNTLLQAIVTDDMRGRVMSIWVLAGLGMMPVGNLLAGALAAWLTPTIALVLGAIVTVILTLLAVRWEPSMMRPQVFTPES; encoded by the coding sequence ATGTCTGCGCACAGTCAACGATCCAGCCGCGCCGGCAGCGATGGGGACTTAGCGGCCCTGGAGCAGGCTCCCTACGCGGAGCCCGCGATTGCCTCCCCCTCGCTCGAGGAGCGCAGCACGGTACAGGCCCCGCAGGGGACTTTTGCTTCGCTGCATCTGCCCGAATATCGCTTGTTCTTCTTCGCCGCGCTCATCAGCAACTCGGGGATGTGGATGCAGTCGGTGGCCCAGGGCTGGCTGGTGGTGACGCTCTCGAGGTCCGAGTTCTACGTGGGCCTGGTGGGCTTCTGCGCCACGGTACCCAACCTCTTCCTGTCGCTGCTTGGGGGTGTGCTGGCGGACAGGGTGGACAAGCGCTGGCTGCTGATCGTTAGCCAGGTGCTGTTGGGGGTGATTGCGGGGGCGTTGGGCCTGCTGATATTCGTGGGGCGCATCCAGCTATGGCACCTGATGCTGCTGTCCTTCCTGTCGGGGGTGGTGGGGGCGCTGACCAATCCCGCATTTCAGGCGATAGTGCCCGAGATCGTGGGCAAGCGGTACCTGATGAACGCCATAGCCTTGAACTCGGCGCAGTTCAACCTCACGAGGATCCTGGGCCCCACTATAGGGGGAGCCCTTCTGAACCTGCTGGGCACGGCCGCGATGTACTTCGCCAACGCCCTCAGCTACTTTGTGTTCGCCCTGGCCATGTACGTCATCCGCCCGAAGTACCCACCGCAGCACCGGGCGGCGTACTCCGATGGGATCGTCAACTCCCTCCTGGCTGCGTGGAGGTACGTGTGGTCCCACGGGCTGATGCGCGTGGTGGTGCTGCTGGCTGTGGTGCAGACCGTATTCCTCTTCCCATACACCACGCTGCTGCCGGTGTTCGCCAAGGAGGTGCTGCACGCGGGTGCGATGGGCTACAGCATGTTCCTGACGGCGATGGGGGTGGGGGCGTTCATCGCCGCGCTGATGCTGGCCAGCATCGGGGACACCCCCCACAAGGGCAGGTTGATGATCACGGCGCAGCTGGTGTTCGCCGCCGCGGTGACGGTGTTTGCTGTCTCCAGGTGGCTACCGCTCTCGATGCTGGCGCTGCCCTTCGCTGGCTGGGGCATGGTGACCTACATGGCCACGGGCAACACCCTGCTGCAGGCGATAGTCACCGACGACATGCGGGGCAGGGTGATGAGCATCTGGGTGCTGGCGGGCCTGGGGATGATGCCGGTGGGGAACCTGCTAGCCGGAGCGCTGGCGGCGTGGCTCACCCCCACCATCGCGCTCGTGCTCGGGGCGATAGTCACGGTGATCCTGACGCTCCTTGCCGTCCGGTGGGAGCCTTCTATGATGCGCCCTCAGGTGTTCACTCCTGAGAGCTAG
- a CDS encoding Ig-like domain-containing protein encodes MINRVYLCLSLCLALLALLAPRAALAGVSIADEQARAVSEVNRYRQSVGLPAVTATTALNTAARKHAVYMLETGEMDHYETQKNSPYYVAYSPYGRARLFGYSNSSISENIRWSSEGAVGTRTYVGVDNAVQWWMAAIYHRFAIISPRTENIGYGVYYKAGESAQVMDFGTDYSRTGPMVRWPRPNQRGVGTYLNGESPNPVAQFGGDFPTGYPVSITWYRGTVRYTSIQMVRVSDGKAIPGYRLSPQNDDFHRWSTSLSFIPKDPLDHSTTYRVTFRGFYSPTGSTSDERSFSYTWSFTTQPPQGNLRSSSPANGSTGVALTPTIKLYFERGLRSYTLVPNSAVGSYWQAVGLGLRRSDGTNVAIDVVEPTDPYTTSVSLRPVNALSPNTWYTLYYQVYDRWGRPVRGQVRFTTGR; translated from the coding sequence ATGATCAACAGGGTATATCTGTGCTTGTCGCTCTGCCTGGCGCTCCTGGCTCTCCTGGCACCCCGCGCCGCCCTCGCCGGGGTATCGATAGCTGACGAGCAGGCTCGGGCTGTGAGCGAGGTCAACCGCTACAGGCAATCCGTGGGGTTGCCAGCAGTCACCGCCACTACCGCCCTCAACACCGCCGCCCGCAAGCACGCGGTGTACATGCTGGAGACCGGCGAGATGGACCACTACGAGACCCAAAAGAACAGCCCTTACTACGTGGCCTACAGCCCTTACGGCCGAGCCAGGCTGTTCGGCTACAGCAACTCGTCCATCTCCGAGAACATCCGCTGGAGCTCCGAGGGAGCTGTGGGCACGCGCACGTACGTGGGGGTGGACAACGCCGTACAGTGGTGGATGGCAGCGATCTACCACCGCTTCGCGATCATCAGCCCCCGCACGGAGAACATAGGCTACGGCGTGTACTACAAGGCTGGCGAATCCGCGCAGGTGATGGACTTCGGCACCGACTACTCGCGGACGGGACCAATGGTGCGATGGCCAAGGCCCAACCAGCGGGGGGTGGGCACCTACTTGAACGGCGAGTCCCCCAACCCGGTGGCACAGTTTGGGGGAGATTTCCCCACCGGCTACCCCGTGTCGATCACCTGGTACAGGGGCACGGTGCGCTACACCTCCATCCAGATGGTGCGCGTCAGCGACGGCAAGGCCATCCCAGGCTACAGGCTGAGCCCGCAGAACGACGACTTCCACAGGTGGTCTACCAGCCTGAGCTTCATCCCCAAGGACCCGCTCGACCACAGCACCACCTACCGCGTGACCTTCAGAGGCTTCTACTCGCCCACCGGCAGCACCAGCGACGAGCGCAGCTTCAGCTACACCTGGTCGTTCACCACCCAGCCCCCTCAGGGCAACCTGAGGAGCAGCTCCCCAGCCAACGGCAGCACTGGTGTGGCGCTCACCCCCACCATCAAGCTCTACTTCGAGAGGGGGCTGCGGAGCTACACCCTGGTCCCCAACAGCGCCGTTGGCAGCTACTGGCAGGCCGTGGGGCTCGGCCTGAGGAGATCCGACGGCACCAACGTGGCGATAGACGTGGTGGAGCCCACCGATCCCTACACCACCAGCGTCTCGTTGCGACCGGTCAACGCTCTTAGCCCCAACACCTGGTACACCCTGTACTACCAGGTGTACGATCGGTGGGGCAGGCCCGTCAGGGGGCAGGTGCGCTTCACCACCGGTAGGTGA
- a CDS encoding VOC family protein, with product MVGIATRDMAASLAFYRLLGLPLPEGQPLEPHVELDLGGVYLCWDSIELLREVYQGWEEPRGHRIELAFECSSPDEVDQLYERVVSGGYEGHREPWDAFWGQRYAVLRDPDGNLISLYAAM from the coding sequence GTGGTGGGGATAGCCACCCGGGATATGGCTGCTTCTCTGGCTTTCTACCGCTTGCTGGGGCTACCCCTGCCCGAGGGGCAGCCCCTGGAGCCGCACGTGGAGCTGGACCTAGGGGGTGTATACCTCTGCTGGGACTCGATCGAGCTCCTGCGGGAGGTCTACCAGGGCTGGGAGGAGCCTCGAGGCCACAGGATAGAGTTGGCCTTCGAGTGCTCCTCCCCGGACGAGGTCGATCAGCTCTACGAGCGCGTCGTCTCCGGCGGCTATGAGGGTCACAGGGAGCCATGGGATGCCTTCTGGGGCCAGAGGTACGCCGTGCTCCGGGACCCGGACGGCAACCTGATCAGCCTGTACGCTGCAATGTAA